tttaaaacttACCGTTTTGAACGATGTATCAGCTAATATACTAGCATTAATAACTGCATTACGAGCTAGTTGGAGAGaatcaacaatatttaaatatgcattGCTGGCCTCTAGAGCAATGTTTGCATCATGTCTAATTGGTTTAAATAgcctaataaaataaagttataaattattaactatttcatttttatactttttatttacgtATGTGTAAATAAACCTTACTCTGCATATTTTTGAGCAGTCTGTAAAAGATAATTAGCATGTATTTCAGCCGAATTAACCAAAAGTTGATCATCATCAAATCGAGGATTAAAGTCTTTtcctttattcatatttttctttatgtTTTCCAATTTTGGTTTGATTAATAACAAttccttaaaaaattatatttaaatacagtaTGATAGCAATTTCACACATctgtatagataggtacctcgAGTTTATTtaaagatgaaaaataattttctctaGCTTCTTTCAGTAATTCTTTGGTATCTCCTTGTATTGTGCTAAAGGTTAAATCAAGATGATTTATATCTTCTATCATCTTATTAAGATCATTTAGCGATTCAAAATTCTGTTGTTTCAATTGCACCGTCTATTTGTTTTTgagaaataatgtttaaataaaataaaatatattttaaagaaattataattactatttctGAAGTATCTGAaagattcaataatatattatcaaaatccTTCACTTGATTTAATAAGGTTTCAAATTTATGTCGAAGATTAATGGTTTGAGCTTGACTTCCTGTGTTTAACTGTAAATTCTGCATTGCGTCTGAGCAtgttctaattaaatatatatatttatgtatgttaagtataaaaatgtttcccaattaatagttttatttaggCATAAAAAAGGGTTTAAAATACTTGAGTATCGCTTTTGGATCAATTGAAGGACCAAAatcaatgttatttattttgctcaGATAATTTTTTGCTTCTCTCatagtacttattatatttacatgagACCTATCTTCAAAGCTATAGCTCTGCAAACTGTTAACTAATTCTGAAAAATAATCAAGTTGATCATGATTTAAGTTCAGTAGTTTAATCTCAAAACAGTAAAATAGGAacagaaataatttatacaaatatacttttttataattttgtttaattgaatattacatgtatattcatgcataatatatatataaatatataatcataaaaatcatattttttgtattgaactttattgaaattatgtataaaaatttgtagaattttgtattttttaataaattaaaaaattcacagAAAATAAGTGATTAcaacgtatacattataatgagttttgaattagaaaataaatgtatcaaatataattcagaaatacatatgtttttcaatatattttacatggcatataaaaatacattgaaaagaaaaaaaaaatgatttcctAATATGTAATTCTAACAATTTCACATACCATCTACTTCCCTTTCTAGAGCAATGCTGTTAGTTAACTTGTTTTCGGCTAACTCGTGAAGAGgttgtatttcattttcattagtTTGAGATGACTTCAATAATTTCTTGGCCtggaaaaaaaagtattcaatagatatgaaaataataataaatatgcactacctaataaaattaaagactACGTTGTAATTGTATACTTGACATTTATGGTTACCTTAACAAAAGCGTacttaaatttctttttaagattttggTCAACTTCATCAGAAAGGCTTATTAGTTTTAGATTTTCCTGACTTGACgtgtttattatgttatttaaaaatgttatattttctcTAACAGAAGATAGTTGTGACCATGGTGGAGATATCATTCCTTCAGCAAGATGAAGAGTTGTTTcattcaacaatttaatttgtttaaacacGTGATCTAATAATGTGTCAATGCATTTATCTTCACAAGCTATatgaatttaaatcataaaaaaaaaaatagtaaattaaataagtaagtaCAATCATagtgtttcaaatatttattaaaaacatagtatTAACAACTCACGTGTGCATCCTTTACTCGTCAGAACATGTTTATCTTGACAAACCGAACAATCTCTACCAGTTATATTTGGCATACAGTTACATTGACCTGTCTCTTCATGACATTCATCACTTACTATGCCAAATTTGTTACATTGGCATGGTTCACATTTTCCGCCTTCTTCCCGTGGATATCCAAACCAACCATATTCACATctataataaatcttattagaacgtttataatagattagaaatattattgattctTACTGATCACACATGCTTCCTTTATAACCTTGTTTGCAATGACATATTAGTTTCCCATCAAAATCGATTTCACAAGATTGTGCGTAATTTTTTGTAACTGATGGACAGGGACATGGTTCACAACCATCGGTAAATGGGTCTCCATAATATCCTTCCGCGCATACATCACAATGAGCACCTCCAGTGTTATGCgtgcaattctataaaatttatatttattattttgtgttatgaaacataaatcattgtaaataaCTTACTTTGCAAATTCCGGTGTCAACATTACAGATAGATGACCTTCCATTGCATTCACATTGCCGAGCTTCACCGACagtctgtattattattgtagcacTTACTGAAGTGTTGTAGTAACGAAAGTATCCCAAGCTTGGGTCTTGACAAGATGAAGAATTATATTCTGGTGGACAATCGCATACTTCAACAATTTGAGAAGCAGTTAAgtggttagtttttttttgagaCATTGTAGCAGTGTCTAAAGTTACATCTtttaaactgtaataataaatcattattatagaaaataaacaatagttTTACTAAATTTCATTGACTAACGTTGCTGTTGTGAAATCAACTGAATCAGTAgctctaataaatatatattttatattttgtagtgcAAGCATAAGTATTTCTCGGCTGACTTTGGCGCTAGGATTGTTTTTGACTTGCCATAATGACTCGtgtaacctataaaataaatattatataatatgtactatgtatctacttacgtataatatatagattctatatgtatttttttgtagatatttattaaaacaataattattatacttaataaaatatttactctcTCTATTCTGCACAAGCTTTGCTTTTAAAAAGAGAACCAAAGATCAATTAATTTATGCTTATAAcatgttttgtaaatttaattttaatttggtaacaataactattaatattattattaacagtttcATTTTAACTTACCTTACTTGATGGCTTGTCCCCACATTGATGGTTGATGGGAAATGTTCTAATATTATGTGGTCGTTACCTTGAATCTGAATCAGTGGGTATGAAGTAAGAATGGATTGAGGGAAAAGAGTGTTTCCTCCTTCGGCATCTATGGTGAACCGTATGTAACCACCATATGatagtacctaatttaaaagtattggtaattatttcaaattcttatcaatatttatgaatacCAACCTTATCTCCACAAAAACGTTTAGGAAGTTGCCAATAAACAGGAGTATCGAACAAATATTTCACTCCTATCTCAACATTACTTATAGTTCCCGGTATAACCCTGAGATTATTAGTTACATTAAGTTGATTCCGTTCGTCTTTGTTAGGTTTTAATCCTGTACTATCTGGATTTGCTAgctatagaaataaataaaatgtttcatgTTTATACTCATATAGttactaattaggtattaactatgaaattatttattcataatattatactgatgcttaaaaaatataactttagtcttacattaatataacatatttcttGAGTATTGACTGGATAATCACCCTCTCTATAcagagtattattatttgtatcataGTTTATGGATAAAGTACGTGTTTGTGATAATCTGATTTGATTCCATGTTAAGCCTGCTGCTGTGCATGAGTTGCTTCTCCCAAAACAGAAACAAGGTATACATCCGTCCGAATTTATTGGATGAAGTCCAAAGGTTCCATCTTTACATTGATCACATCGCTTTCCGTAAACATTAATCTGGACACAAAGCAGATAACGtgtttaatctattttataaatccTATAGATAAAGATTATTACCTTGCATTCACACTGCCCAAATTCATCACAACCACATAAAGTTTCGTTGCATTGGTTTGGTTCACTTCCAGCATAGTTACAAGCACATGGCCGACATCTTGGATACCCATAGTAGCCAAAAGAACATTTATCACATTTTGGACCGTCATAGCCAGTTCGACAAACACAAGACCCGGTTTCGTTATTGCATAACCCATTGAAAGCCCCAAATGAATCACAATGACATTCCTAAAATAAATagctttattaatatttttgatattcaaTAAATCATCAAAATCCTACTTGACATCCTTTATTGATTTCCCATCTAAAAGCATTGGCTGTACATAGACTACAATTTGGTCCTTCTGTTAGTTGAGGACACACACACCTGCCAGTATCCATATCGCAAGTGTGTCCAGGTTTTTCACATACTTCACattctgaaataatatttaacgttaTATTCATCGAGTAGCTGTTAATGCTTGTTAGCTGATCATTGCATTTATAGTTTAGTTTAATTACCTGAACAGCCTAATATAGAAAATCCATAATAATTTGGAAGACATTGATCGCAGTTTTTACCCCCTATGCCAAGCTTACAAGCACACTCTCCGCTTTCCGAATTACATATATCGTTAATAGCACCTATTTTGTCACAGCTACATTTTTGACATCCTGTTTCAGAAATATTCCAAAAACCGTcctatgataataaattactgTTAGGCACaaccaaatttaataatgatgtttttcataaaattttctATTCTTACGTTGCAAGCATCACATTGATTTCCAATCACGTTTGATCGACAATTACACTGACCAGTTATAGgatcgcatatattattattgcttccTGTTTCATTACATTGACATTctacgtataaaacaaaataatcattaaaatgtcaatatatttcactttatattataatacctatagttattacttatgatatttaaattcgCTCTATTAATCTACTTACCAGTGCAACcttgatttgaaaataaatgaaaaccaTCGCTGCATGTATCACAATTTATGCCAGAAACACCTTTTTTACATGGGCATAATCCTGATCTAGGATCACACAAATCAGATATAGAACCAATGTGATTACAGTTACATTCCACGCATTCTGCAGTTATATTACCCAAACCATCCTGTAAACAATttggattataaaatattaatcttccactaaaaaaaaaaatagtgttataCATACCATACAACGATCACATGTTCTACCGGTGAAATTTTCTTTGCACTGACATTGGCCAGTGTCTACATTACACGAATCAGTTATAACTGAACCGATAGCGTTACAATCACAGGCTGTAAACATAACATACCATGTTGTAAGTAATAGTCTTCggtaaattatacaaataataatacaatcacaTAAAGTTATTACTCATGTAAATAAATCATGAGAAAAGttagtgaaaaaaattaatgtaagatAATTAAGCGAAATcaacgttaaattataaattaatatttaattaacagtTTATTCAAGAGGACGCCACACTGCATGTGTAATTTTCatacgataatttataaataattaaataatatatataatacaattattattgatgatacatgttgcataaacatttactttttataattttaaaccatattactaggtagctatttataaatttaaaacaaaaaataaataatttaacttaacttgacaagttaattgtaagtttccatataactattaacttaactgagtaaaaaaaaaaaaattaggaaaactactaactataaacttttaaaaatattttctatcaatttaacttaattcaattaaaagttatcattaacttgcctagGCTTGCATAAATCAGTTGggttaaaaaattttatgaccATCTTTTATGTGCATTACTTACGTCTGCAGTCAGAAATAATGGGATTTCCAAAATGACCAGGTTTACATTCCTTACAATTCCACCCAATAGTGTTTCCTAGACAATTGATGCATTGCCCGGTGAGGTTATCACAAGGGGCTTCATTACAATCACATGGTTTACAAGTAGAACCAATTACTAATGGATTTCCGAAATATGTTGGAGCACAtctataaatgaaataaatattgtaaacattttgtcAATTATAAGAGTTGgtttgaaattatacatttcgCAATGATCGCCAGAGTATCCCTCGGGGCACTCTGTACAAATATAACCTCCTACACTATTCGATTTACAAGTAGGACTGAAATTGTTCGAACTCTCATCCAGGGGACAAGCACATTTTTTGCAATCATTCGGTGTGCCCTCAATTGCATTCCCATAGAAACCAATGGCACATTCGTTGCATTGCGGTCCAGTTGTGTTGTGTTCACAGATCTATgacgtaaaaaattatattatacatgtattatcaTTAGTTTATAACAGCtgaatataagtatacatattaaaaacataaatttatattatatttaccgaaCAATGACTAGATATTTGGTCACACTCTGGTGAATGGTTGTGACAGttgcattttttacaaattatatttgtagAAAATGGATCAATCTGTTTTACATaaccatagtcacaattttcaCATGATAGTCCCGAATATCCTATTGGACATGTGCAACTTTCTATACCATCAATAATTTGTCCACTTCCGTTTATATCTCCCATATCCATATAAGCGCTAATCAAACTGAAATAAATTGAAAGTTTGactataatttctatatttttaaaaaaagtcaataTTTTACTCATTATTGTGTATAGTGTTACGTACTTTGATTCTACTTGATTGGTGTGGTATTTTGCTTTAATAAGTATATGTTTAATATCAGACAAGATCGATAAAAATTCATCACGTGACACTTCAGTGTTATCAACAGGTGTTTCGAGATTTTTAAAATCTCTTGTCACATAAAACCAATCATTTTCAGTCAAATTCACGTTACCAGAAATATTGTTCGAATATCTCAAGTTCTTGCCACCGTATGCGATCAGAATGTTTTCCTTGGCCTATAAATATACGCATTcaatgtaaaatactaaatgattcagaatataaattaatttcacacatattaaacgtaaaataaaatatttattattcgtacCCACGTTAGAAATTCAGTAACTATCATATAATAACCAACGtgtttatagtaggtagttaaTACTTACAATAATGATGACATCTGGATCAAGCATTTGTCTGCCGCTAGAATCACCTCGCATTATGACCCATGATATACTGAAGTATAAACTAGAACCATACGCAGACAACTTATTACCAGTAAATTGACTAGGAGATAGCCAATAAAAGCTGTCAACGTCAACTGGTATATCAAAGCTGCTTATTAACGCGAGTCCTGTACTCGGGTCCGTTGATGGAAATATGGTTTTGgttaattttaaatcagttaTTAACCATCCTTCAGTTTCGTTGATCTAAAACATGGGATTATATGTAAACTCCACACGcggttataatagtttattcaaAGTCTGTAATATGACTTATATGActagaaaaattatcaaaatatcgaaTTACCCTAGTTGCTTTTAAATTCGTCGCTGTCTTGCATATCGATGACACACCAGAGCAAAAACATTTCTCACAGCCGTCAGGGTTCgtggattttaaattaaaatagccCATCTTACATTTATCACAATTGTCTCCGGTTACATGTTCCTAattaacattatacatacatgataaattgtttatacttaaGACTTAAGAAGtgtctaataataataccttGCAATCGCATTGGCTTTCACAGGACAAAGGCACTGTTTTAATTCCACGTTCTTCACAAGCGCATGGTTTACAGTTAGGAAACCCGTTGTAACCAGGTGCACATTCATTGCATTTGGCACCACCGTACCCTTTCAAACAGTTACATAGTGCGATTCCCTTCAAGTGAAATAAAAGTAGTTAAAGATTATGCGTTATTCCGTCCAAACTAAATGTTAAACTGTAATGGGTAAAACCAGTAAATACTTACTGTTTCTTTGTCGGGAATACACACATTGCCATCGGACCCGTCAGGGTGACATTCGCATGATAAACATGGTTCAGGATCGTCAGGTTGGACATCTATTGGTCTATACCACCCAAGCTCACACACTTCGCAATTTGTACCCATTGTATGtttctataacattttagatttttcaattatataactataatataggcaaTAAATAACGGATTCCCGTATTTCTGGAATTATCGTCCcgagaaatatatatatacttactgaACAGTTGATACAAATTCCACCACCTGAATACGTTCCGTAGATGTCCAGACTAGACTTCTCTTCATCGACAATCGGATCGTATTGACATTCAGTAGCATGACCATGACATTGACATTTTTCACATATCACCGGACCTGATTTCCATGGGCGCTGGTTGTACATTGGACAACATCTGTCACAATTTGGGCCACACGTGTTATGAAGGCAGTCGCAGCTCGGCTCCTATCAAATAATTGATGGAGGTCattgttaaacaaataaattatataaataaataatttattgtggtTAGGTTACTGATACCTAACCCAGGCACAGCGTTAAATGGGGGTATAAGTGCCTTGTCCCCACCCCCTAGACATCATaaactacctataaataataatttttttcagaaatctgTTTAGAAGTTCAgagtgtttataaattataatcacggcttaaacatttttattagatacatGTTTTTCCCTCTGTACAGGcctaagtaggtataaatagttaaaaatagaatttttggACCAAAATGATATTTTTCTCGCCCCTCTTCCCCCAGCAGACGAATTAAATCCGCtattgacctaacctaaccatctTATACTGATCAgtaggttgtaggtaggtatattataatctagATATAGAAAAATGCATCAACGCTATTTGTTCTAATGATCTAAGAATTTACTTTTTGAAAAGGAaggtttatattttcaattatgtattgcaaaacaaattaacaatcaaaaataaatagatacaacTTACAGCATTTTCTGACATTTCCTTGCATTTTTTTGCATGTCCATTACAAATGCATCTGCCCCCAATGAATATATCTTTGATAGAATAGAACAATTTGCGTTTAAATGAATTGTCCAACATCGCCATCTTGTCATtgggtaaaattattttttgcatcCTCAGTTGTATGTGTTGGGCCGCAGAAAAGTCTAATATTTCAGTGGACGTTAAGTTCATGCTATTGTGTCCTTTTAGAAGATTGATGTGAATCTGTTGAATAggcatttatttaaaacatttagtgttaaataatatattataataatattagtat
This genomic window from Metopolophium dirhodum isolate CAU chromosome 1, ASM1992520v1, whole genome shotgun sequence contains:
- the LOC132933476 gene encoding laminin subunit alpha lam-3 yields the protein MPAEDAPRALARFRPKSALAAAALLMVLLVTTSKIVSASDGGGGGIKPVYPQIFNLASRAVVTANATCGETEKGPEVYCKFGSAGQQCGVCDARSGDPAKTHGPAYAVDNATAGTWWQSPSLHNGDRYQYVTFTIDLKQIYQVSYIIMKFGISSRPGNWILERSTDGGIKYKPWQYFAINGEECIQKYDVQPAFNKDKIVQIYRNATCITSFSRFKPHENAEIHINLLKGHNSMNLTSTEILDFSAAQHIQLRMQKIILPNDKMAMLDNSFKRKLFYSIKDIFIGGRCICNGHAKKCKEMSENAEPSCDCLHNTCGPNCDRCCPMYNQRPWKSGPVICEKCQCHGHATECQYDPIVDEEKSSLDIYGTYSGGGICINCSKHTMGTNCEVCELGWYRPIDVQPDDPEPCLSCECHPDGSDGNVCIPDKETGIALCNCLKGYGGAKCNECAPGYNGFPNCKPCACEERGIKTVPLSCESQCDCKEHVTGDNCDKCKMGYFNLKSTNPDGCEKCFCSGVSSICKTATNLKATRINETEGWLITDLKLTKTIFPSTDPSTGLALISSFDIPVDVDSFYWLSPSQFTGNKLSAYGSSLYFSISWVIMRGDSSGRQMLDPDVIIIAKENILIAYGGKNLRYSNNISGNVNLTENDWFYVTRDFKNLETPVDNTEVSRDEFLSILSDIKHILIKAKYHTNQVESNLISAYMDMGDINGSGQIIDGIESCTCPIGYSGLSCENCDYGYVKQIDPFSTNIICKKCNCHNHSPECDQISSHCSICEHNTTGPQCNECAIGFYGNAIEGTPNDCKKCACPLDESSNNFSPTCKSNSVGGYICTECPEGYSGDHCEICAPTYFGNPLVIGSTCKPCDCNEAPCDNLTGQCINCLGNTIGWNCKECKPGHFGNPIISDCRPCDCNAIGSVITDSCNVDTGQCQCKENFTGRTCDRCMDGLGNITAECVECNCNHIGSISDLCDPRSGLCPCKKGVSGINCDTCSDGFHLFSNQGCTECQCNETGSNNNICDPITGQCNCRSNVIGNQCDACNDGFWNISETGCQKCSCDKIGAINDICNSESGECACKLGIGGKNCDQCLPNYYGFSILGCSECEVCEKPGHTCDMDTGRCVCPQLTEGPNCSLCTANAFRWEINKGCQECHCDSFGAFNGLCNNETGSCVCRTGYDGPKCDKCSFGYYGYPRCRPCACNYAGSEPNQCNETLCGCDEFGQCECKINVYGKRCDQCKDGTFGLHPINSDGCIPCFCFGRSNSCTAAGLTWNQIRLSQTRTLSINYDTNNNTLYREGDYPVNTQEICYINLANPDSTGLKPNKDERNQLNVTNNLRVIPGTISNVEIGVKYLFDTPVYWQLPKRFCGDKVLSYGGYIRFTIDAEGGNTLFPQSILTSYPLIQIQGNDHIILEHFPSTINVGTSHQVRLHESLWQVKNNPSAKVSREILMLALQNIKYIFIRATDSVDFTTATLKDVTLDTATMSQKKTNHLTASQIVEVCDCPPEYNSSSCQDPSLGYFRYYNTSVSATIIIQTVGEARQCECNGRSSICNVDTGICKNCTHNTGGAHCDVCAEGYYGDPFTDGCEPCPCPSVTKNYAQSCEIDFDGKLICHCKQGYKGSMCDQCEYGWFGYPREEGGKCEPCQCNKFGIVSDECHEETGQCNCMPNITGRDCSVCQDKHVLTSKGCTPCEDKCIDTLLDHVFKQIKLLNETTLHLAEGMISPPWSQLSSVRENITFLNNIINTSSQENLKLISLSDEVDQNLKKKFKYAFVKAKKLLKSSQTNENEIQPLHELAENKLTNSIALEREVDELVNSLQSYSFEDRSHVNIISTMREAKNYLSKINNIDFGPSIDPKAILKTCSDAMQNLQLNTGSQAQTINLRHKFETLLNQVKDFDNILLNLSDTSEITVQLKQQNFESLNDLNKMIEDINHLDLTFSTIQGDTKELLKEARENYFSSLNKLEELLLIKPKLENIKKNMNKGKDFNPRFDDDQLLVNSAEIHANYLLQTAQKYAELFKPIRHDANIALEASNAYLNIVDSLQLARNAVINASILADTSFKTAYPGVYQESLIDKSKTAEELSKLTYTSTTDIKNIVDSLQSDFDIQVDEIETIKNDMKQIVKNDNLNSKQITELEQSEGMNMELNNKEDVDPLVIASSNVETKIKNIQDNIDNKLRPVLAQLNEEGEPSLTIAQDRIDETEEHGKKAIDMLSRILKTSEDFSKKVAAFNHSMNAKLEALRNKITKAHQIADGIRISISGQENGTDNACIRTYQPKFLEPSTRTTIVLSYAISSNERDALLFYLASKTTGDFVAIEMVNRKIRFVWDVGGGIGEITHPMHIQTASDLNNDQHWYRIEAERIHNLGKLLIRPQVVPNGSSLAMGSPHTNMSSAGMGRLDINSDDQIWIGGIDKAPLPSYLHSRQHGLIGCLHQVWLDGRPVGLWNFKSQPSGTCSACIEGAEDLVDDGSYRFFGDGYAVLHYDTTTTYNKYLFSVSLSFKTFDERSLLFLVEGSQPDQYIEIRIHDGKVVFRVSYSGYSLLEISSTSRYNTGSWTKLEATRYFDRKKKLEKGVLKVGGESKEGVPSPPPNQNDIPDLSESEYMVGGVSPGFKSISGLPKSFLGCMSDIQIAQQGYNPMRGISWGVQPTCSDKPLTVVGFYGNGYLELVSHTLKKKASFGFMFATLQQDVLLMLSTTESLIPGVTNTSDNAEEINNNIDQENKQNYYSVSLRRGQVDIRINAGRGEVRLASEGFEFGDGKYHSIMVTKNGKKLELRIDDVLHSSSSLPEGTNIVKAPGTAGGLFLGGLPIEINTTGKAVSSVPLIGTIKDAIFNDQLLFFDSPIEFEHAAIGQVGPVPQKDNNVYSEIASMTSAEKSVGCVKEGSFSLEPGAVKFGDNPNSYVHVTFGKRHNMQKNFKMDFRFRSFYPNGLIFMLIGTRGKQTNYLLMHLYNGRVQLVLKTRKRVEISTQAVFNDGIWHKIQLVKENKTLNFVIDSIPQEKLNLTKKLSTGNTMYVGGIPEKDIQLPESLNVQPFRGCMQGFAINHQEEELVSEKAIRHKVGQCFPQVEKGSFFPGDAYAIYKNKFYVGALLELSLELKTTQSTAVLLSVSEPEGYPALSLELNQGKVIISGDMGDRRPFRVEQSFQSEFAICDNKWHQIQAFYVEDKLTLKVDQFEQKYWLLDNGHITGARTHSPLYIGGLPDAASSGTLGTRENFKGCIRNLVIGGERTDWTNMAGLHNILLGSCPLIIH